A genomic region of Xanthocytophaga agilis contains the following coding sequences:
- a CDS encoding NAD(P)-dependent oxidoreductase codes for MSFQGKTVFITGASRGIGHAIGIRLAKEGANIVIAAKTTEPHPKLPGTIYTAAEDMEKAGGKALPLVVDIRYEDQVRTAVEKAVETFGGIDILINNASAINLTGTLQTDMKRYDLMHQINTRGTFLCSQTCLPHLLKAENPHVLNLSPPLSMETRWFAPHVAYTMAKFGMSMCVLGMAGEFKGKVAFNALWPRTAIATAAVANILGGDEMIKHSRTPEILADAAYYILRRDHKTTTGNFFIDDEILASEGITDLSSYNVTPGLKPEELTKDFFI; via the coding sequence ATGTCTTTTCAAGGAAAAACCGTTTTCATTACTGGTGCCAGCAGGGGTATTGGCCACGCGATTGGAATACGTTTGGCAAAGGAAGGTGCTAATATTGTAATAGCAGCCAAAACAACAGAGCCTCATCCCAAACTTCCAGGCACCATTTATACAGCCGCTGAAGATATGGAAAAAGCAGGTGGGAAAGCATTGCCACTTGTAGTAGACATTCGTTATGAAGATCAGGTGCGTACGGCAGTAGAAAAAGCAGTGGAAACATTTGGAGGTATTGATATACTAATTAATAATGCCAGTGCCATTAATCTGACAGGTACTCTGCAAACAGATATGAAGCGATATGACCTGATGCATCAGATTAATACGCGAGGCACATTCTTATGCTCTCAAACATGTCTGCCTCATCTTCTTAAGGCAGAAAACCCACATGTGCTGAATCTTTCACCTCCTCTGAGTATGGAAACCCGATGGTTTGCACCTCATGTAGCCTATACGATGGCTAAATTTGGAATGAGTATGTGCGTACTGGGTATGGCGGGCGAATTTAAAGGCAAAGTCGCCTTCAATGCATTATGGCCACGAACAGCCATTGCCACTGCAGCTGTAGCCAACATTCTGGGAGGAGATGAGATGATTAAACATAGTCGTACGCCAGAAATACTAGCAGATGCAGCGTATTATATACTAAGGAGAGATCATAAAACAACCACAGGTAATTTCTTTATTGATGATGAAATTCTGGCTTCTGAAGGAATTACAGATCTGTCATCCTACAATGTTACTCCAGGTTTGAAACCAGAAGAACTTACGAAGGATTTCTTTATTTAA